A window of the Streptomyces sp. NBC_00250 genome harbors these coding sequences:
- a CDS encoding DNA repair ATPase, translating to MSAGIDQDTYAVLRDRLATQGTELARRAGELNRARTAEYGSGELDLAGTGRLRTERNAVARDVVAVGDGILLLGSLTAAEHSAERPVGDVFTLYDRDLNALAADAVPGLLDDPAFVREFSALHRYFRGARLVRLRRVEGRLLAVFRVGEQAEDLRVLRWSVGPAGETAFLDARGERDHVLPPSYDVDWVGTTRDDHVPGRYPHISLGGRAFLSTAGGTLTVKTENDTGTGEGVHAEPVDEPLQSLADADVAYATVGRLLLARVRPYKEETDRHLVLNTLTGTVVRLDGIGRACLRLPGDEGIVFPGGYCLSSGTVKTFDTLTSLDTAKSFDAAHPSATGADGPAFERVVRSPDGEDLLYVFHDQNEGRCLLLPYNLIRKEIANPVTGSGYALFDDGTMTVLRAGDGEPGRLHPVQIWRTPYVADTHATGTTDGPLGRIGNADLVRGISDCLSIARQATEPTPTGEVYEALVTACARAADAHHWLGAPEAGDLRTPLDEVRATAEQVLGEFETVTALTRQAAEALVEAGQRIGRLARLVRGEAPTTAEEWIARITELRRAQGRLITLKEMRYADTDGIDALARDIEEDITAAARRVVDFLHGDEAFTGHHADVERIEAEAGALTAVAATGPVAERLDAHTAGLRTLGEIVAGLDIGDATVRTSIQERIAGVLGAVNRARAVLTARRAELLDGEGRAEFAAESALLGQAVTAALAASDTPELCEEHLGRLLLQVENLESRFPEHDGFLADLAERRTDIQDAFAAREQSLRDARARRAERLAGTAGRVLDAIARRASALDGLDDVHTYFASDAMVVRLRRTADELRELGDQVRAEELEGRLAAARQEAGRALRDRADLFSRGGDTLRLGRHHFAVNRQATELTLVPYGDALAFAITGTDYRAPVPDPDFAATRPYWERALPSESPGVYRSEYLAARLLAEHGADALAGADLPELVREAASAAYDEGYERGVHDHDAALVLDAVLGLREHAGPLRHPAAARAAAQIFWAGLPTSGAREQWTRRAVSLTRARDLFGTTSPLDGLRRELAAAIGDATAAAYLVEELAAGGRGFAVSETARTFLDKFRRAVGSSAYDDDLAAFTDPAARRQLVEGWLGAYASASGEPVDDGVLAEAVTVELTPGLDRYEVDAPTTATVGGLLGTHPRVRGGALRLRLDEFLARTAEFAAEDVPAFRAYQRTRAELVAAERARLRLDEYRPRVMSTFVRNRLVDEVYLPLIGDNLAKQLGAAGDAKRTDSHGLLLLLSPPGYGKTTLIEYVADRLGLLLVTIDGPALGRATTSLDPDEAPDAAARRELEKIAFALAAANNVLLYVDDIQHCSAELLQKFIPLCDATRTLGGHDLRGKRFAVCMAGNPYTESGQRFRVPDMLANRADVWNLGDVLTGKEEAFALSFVENALTSHPVLAPLAGRDPADLELLTRLAADDPTARRDRLAHPYAPAELDRVLAVLRHLLTARETVLAVNAAYLASAARSDSTRTEPPFRLQGSYRNMNKITARIAPAMNEAELAAVIDDHYTAEAQTLTGEAETNLLKLAGLRGTLTDAQADRWSEVIAAHTRTQRLGGVADDPLTRAVAALDLLADRITAVEAAITRAADPRRADRPPAPAQARPEGVRGPGRA from the coding sequence ATGAGCGCCGGAATCGACCAGGACACGTACGCCGTGCTGCGTGACCGGCTGGCCACGCAGGGCACCGAACTCGCCCGGCGCGCCGGGGAACTGAACCGGGCCCGCACCGCCGAGTACGGCTCCGGTGAGCTCGACCTCGCCGGCACCGGCCGACTGCGCACCGAACGGAACGCGGTCGCGCGGGACGTCGTCGCCGTCGGCGACGGCATTCTGCTCCTCGGCAGTCTCACGGCCGCCGAGCACAGCGCCGAGAGGCCGGTCGGTGACGTCTTCACGCTGTACGACCGCGACCTGAACGCGCTGGCCGCCGACGCCGTGCCCGGACTGCTCGACGACCCCGCCTTCGTACGGGAGTTCTCGGCGCTGCACCGCTACTTCAGGGGCGCCCGCCTGGTCCGGCTCCGCCGGGTGGAGGGCCGGCTGCTGGCCGTCTTCCGGGTCGGGGAGCAGGCCGAAGACCTCCGCGTCCTGCGGTGGTCGGTCGGTCCGGCCGGAGAGACGGCGTTCCTGGACGCGCGAGGGGAGCGCGATCACGTCCTGCCCCCCTCGTACGACGTCGACTGGGTGGGGACGACCCGGGACGACCACGTGCCGGGCCGGTACCCGCACATCTCGCTCGGCGGCCGCGCCTTCCTGTCCACGGCGGGCGGGACGCTGACGGTCAAGACGGAGAACGACACCGGGACGGGGGAGGGCGTCCACGCGGAGCCGGTCGACGAGCCCCTGCAGTCGCTGGCCGACGCCGATGTCGCGTACGCCACCGTGGGCCGTCTGCTCCTGGCCCGCGTCCGCCCGTACAAGGAGGAGACCGACCGCCACCTCGTCCTCAACACCCTGACCGGGACCGTCGTCAGGCTGGACGGCATCGGACGGGCCTGCCTGCGGCTCCCCGGGGACGAGGGGATCGTGTTCCCCGGCGGCTACTGCCTCTCCTCGGGCACCGTGAAGACCTTCGACACCCTGACGTCCCTCGACACTGCGAAGTCCTTCGACGCCGCGCACCCCTCCGCTACGGGGGCCGACGGGCCGGCCTTCGAGCGGGTGGTCCGTTCGCCCGACGGCGAGGACCTCCTCTACGTCTTCCACGACCAGAACGAGGGCCGCTGCCTCCTCCTTCCGTACAACCTCATCCGCAAGGAGATCGCGAATCCCGTCACCGGCAGCGGCTACGCCCTCTTCGACGACGGCACGATGACCGTGCTGCGGGCCGGCGACGGGGAGCCCGGCCGGCTCCATCCGGTGCAGATCTGGCGCACCCCGTACGTCGCCGACACCCATGCGACCGGCACGACGGACGGACCACTGGGACGCATCGGCAACGCGGATCTCGTCCGGGGCATCTCCGACTGCCTGTCCATCGCCCGGCAGGCCACCGAACCCACACCGACCGGCGAGGTGTACGAGGCGCTCGTCACCGCGTGCGCCCGCGCGGCCGACGCCCACCACTGGCTGGGAGCCCCCGAGGCCGGGGACCTCCGCACCCCGCTCGACGAGGTGCGCGCCACCGCCGAGCAGGTCCTCGGCGAATTCGAGACGGTGACGGCCCTCACCCGGCAGGCGGCCGAGGCCCTGGTGGAGGCGGGGCAGCGGATCGGCAGGCTCGCCCGGCTCGTCCGCGGGGAGGCTCCCACCACCGCCGAGGAATGGATCGCGCGGATCACCGAACTCCGCCGCGCCCAGGGGCGGCTGATCACCCTCAAGGAGATGCGGTACGCGGACACCGACGGCATCGACGCCCTCGCCCGGGACATCGAGGAGGACATCACCGCGGCCGCCCGGCGCGTCGTCGACTTCCTCCACGGCGACGAGGCCTTCACCGGCCACCACGCCGACGTGGAGCGGATCGAGGCCGAGGCGGGGGCCCTGACCGCCGTCGCCGCGACGGGACCCGTCGCCGAGCGGCTCGACGCGCACACCGCCGGACTGCGTACGCTCGGCGAGATCGTGGCCGGTCTCGACATCGGAGACGCGACCGTCCGCACCTCGATCCAGGAGCGGATCGCCGGAGTGCTGGGCGCGGTCAACCGGGCGAGGGCCGTGCTCACGGCCCGCCGCGCCGAACTCCTCGACGGCGAGGGCCGGGCCGAGTTCGCCGCCGAGTCCGCCCTGCTCGGACAGGCCGTCACCGCCGCCCTTGCGGCGTCCGACACCCCCGAACTCTGCGAGGAGCACCTCGGCCGCCTGCTGCTCCAGGTGGAGAACCTGGAGTCCCGGTTCCCCGAGCACGACGGATTCCTCGCCGACCTCGCCGAGCGGCGCACCGACATTCAGGACGCCTTCGCCGCGCGCGAGCAGTCGCTCAGGGACGCCCGCGCCCGGCGCGCCGAACGTCTGGCCGGCACGGCGGGCCGGGTCCTGGACGCGATCGCCCGACGCGCCTCCGCCCTGGACGGCCTCGACGACGTACACACCTACTTCGCCTCCGACGCCATGGTCGTCAGGCTCCGCCGGACCGCCGACGAACTCCGGGAACTCGGCGACCAGGTCAGGGCGGAGGAGCTGGAGGGCCGTCTCGCCGCCGCCCGGCAGGAGGCCGGGCGCGCCCTGCGGGACCGCGCCGACCTGTTCTCCCGCGGAGGCGACACCCTGCGGCTCGGCCGGCACCACTTCGCCGTCAACCGGCAGGCCACCGAGCTGACGCTCGTCCCGTACGGCGACGCCCTCGCGTTCGCGATCACCGGCACGGACTACCGCGCCCCCGTCCCCGACCCGGACTTCGCCGCCACCCGGCCGTACTGGGAACGCGCCCTGCCCTCCGAGTCGCCCGGGGTCTACCGCTCCGAGTACCTGGCCGCACGTCTCCTCGCCGAACACGGCGCCGACGCCCTGGCGGGCGCGGACCTGCCCGAACTCGTACGAGAGGCGGCATCGGCCGCGTACGACGAAGGCTACGAGCGGGGCGTCCACGACCACGACGCGGCCCTCGTCCTGGACGCCGTGCTCGGGCTGCGGGAGCACGCGGGCCCGCTCCGCCATCCGGCGGCGGCACGCGCGGCGGCGCAGATCTTCTGGGCGGGCCTCCCCACGTCCGGGGCCCGGGAGCAGTGGACCCGCCGGGCGGTCTCCCTGACCAGGGCCCGGGACCTCTTCGGGACCACCTCGCCCCTCGACGGCCTCCGGCGGGAGCTGGCCGCCGCGATCGGGGACGCGACGGCCGCCGCTTACCTCGTGGAGGAACTCGCCGCCGGAGGACGGGGCTTCGCCGTCTCCGAGACGGCACGCACCTTCCTGGACAAGTTCCGCAGGGCCGTCGGAAGCTCCGCCTACGACGACGACCTCGCCGCGTTCACCGACCCCGCCGCCCGGCGACAGCTCGTCGAAGGCTGGCTCGGCGCCTATGCCTCGGCCTCCGGCGAGCCGGTCGACGACGGCGTGCTCGCGGAGGCCGTCACCGTCGAACTCACCCCGGGCCTCGACCGCTACGAGGTGGACGCCCCCACCACGGCGACGGTCGGCGGGCTCCTCGGCACCCACCCCCGGGTCCGAGGAGGTGCGCTGCGACTGCGCCTGGACGAATTCCTCGCCAGGACGGCGGAGTTCGCCGCCGAGGACGTGCCCGCCTTCCGCGCCTACCAGCGGACCCGGGCCGAACTCGTCGCCGCCGAACGCGCCCGGCTGCGGCTCGACGAGTACCGGCCGCGCGTCATGTCCACCTTCGTCCGCAACCGGCTCGTCGACGAGGTCTACCTCCCCCTGATCGGCGACAACCTCGCCAAGCAGCTCGGGGCCGCGGGCGATGCCAAGCGCACCGACTCCCACGGCCTGCTGCTGCTCCTCTCCCCGCCCGGCTACGGCAAGACGACCCTGATCGAGTACGTCGCCGACCGCCTGGGCCTCCTCCTCGTCACGATCGACGGGCCGGCCCTCGGCCGGGCCACGACCTCGCTCGACCCGGACGAGGCGCCCGACGCGGCCGCGCGCCGGGAACTGGAGAAGATCGCGTTCGCCCTGGCCGCGGCCAACAACGTCCTGCTGTACGTGGACGACATCCAGCACTGCTCGGCCGAGCTGCTCCAGAAGTTCATCCCCCTCTGCGACGCCACCCGCACGCTCGGCGGCCACGACCTGAGGGGCAAGCGCTTCGCCGTCTGCATGGCCGGAAACCCCTACACCGAGTCCGGGCAGCGCTTCCGGGTCCCCGACATGCTCGCCAACCGCGCCGACGTCTGGAACCTCGGCGACGTCCTGACCGGCAAGGAGGAGGCCTTCGCCCTCAGCTTCGTCGAGAACGCCCTCACCTCCCACCCCGTCCTGGCACCGCTCGCCGGCCGCGACCCCGCCGACCTGGAGCTGCTCACCCGCCTCGCGGCGGACGACCCCACCGCACGCCGGGACCGCCTCGCCCACCCCTACGCCCCGGCCGAACTCGACCGCGTCCTCGCCGTCCTGCGCCATCTGCTGACCGCCCGCGAGACCGTCCTGGCGGTCAACGCCGCCTACCTCGCGTCCGCCGCCCGATCCGACTCGACCCGCACCGAGCCGCCCTTCCGGCTCCAGGGCTCGTACCGGAACATGAACAAGATCACGGCCCGCATCGCACCCGCCATGAACGAGGCCGAACTCGCCGCCGTCATCGACGACCACTACACCGCCGAAGCCCAGACCCTCACCGGCGAAGCCGAGACCAACCTCCTCAAACTCGCCGGACTCCGGGGCACCCTGACCGACGCGCAGGCGGACCGCTGGTCGGAGGTCATAGCCGCCCACACCCGCACCCAGAGGCTCGGCGGAGTCGCCGACGACCCGCTGACGCGGGCGGTCGCGGCGCTCGACCTGCTCGCCGACCGGATCACGGCCGTCGAGGCGGCGATCACCCGGGCCGCCGACCCGCGCCGCGCGGACCGACCCCCGGCACCCGCCCAAGCCCGTCCGGAAGGCGTCCGCGGGCCCGGCCGGGCCTGA
- a CDS encoding helix-turn-helix domain-containing protein: protein MEALSERLSDLDSHVHGAIRVIAFYDTLMRRRVDVPALARSSAGLAACVVGIGIHGTGRVVRIAPDGREAPCPPQPTSSTAPITLDEEEIGTVWLERPGAPSPLDEVLLDRLALATATVVERYGPARTTMADPALVELVVSPDTDEAARARALRLLGFPAGQPLRAVAVRTRLPLDKVGVLLCPTGPVKAAPLSDSGVILAATVVAPERFPAGVRAGIGAVEGPARSWEQARTALRFTSARRPALHYAELGALALLAQVPQEAVRDNADVAAIADISGNPEDLETLDAYCATGSLRRAAHLLHLHHSSVAGRLERLGKALGIELTSPTGLLRAQFALAAWRLLDG from the coding sequence ATGGAGGCACTGTCCGAACGGCTGTCAGACCTGGACTCGCACGTCCACGGCGCGATTCGCGTCATCGCTTTCTACGACACGCTGATGCGCCGCAGGGTCGATGTCCCCGCGCTCGCCCGGTCCTCCGCGGGCCTGGCCGCGTGCGTGGTCGGAATCGGGATCCACGGCACGGGACGGGTCGTCCGCATCGCGCCGGACGGGAGGGAGGCACCCTGCCCTCCGCAGCCCACCTCCAGCACGGCGCCGATCACCCTCGACGAGGAGGAGATCGGCACGGTGTGGCTGGAGCGTCCCGGAGCGCCGAGTCCCCTCGACGAGGTCCTCCTGGACCGGCTCGCCCTCGCCACCGCGACGGTCGTCGAACGGTACGGCCCGGCCCGCACCACCATGGCCGACCCCGCCCTCGTCGAACTGGTCGTCAGCCCGGACACCGACGAAGCGGCCCGGGCCCGTGCCCTGCGCCTCCTTGGTTTCCCCGCCGGTCAGCCGCTGCGCGCCGTCGCTGTACGCACCCGCCTTCCGCTCGACAAGGTCGGCGTCCTGCTCTGTCCCACCGGCCCGGTGAAGGCGGCACCGCTCTCCGACAGCGGCGTCATCCTGGCCGCCACCGTCGTCGCCCCCGAGCGGTTTCCGGCCGGCGTCCGTGCGGGCATCGGCGCCGTGGAGGGACCCGCCCGCTCCTGGGAGCAGGCCCGCACCGCCCTCCGCTTCACGAGTGCCCGCCGACCCGCCCTCCACTACGCCGAGTTGGGGGCGCTGGCCCTCCTCGCGCAGGTGCCGCAGGAGGCCGTACGCGACAACGCCGACGTCGCCGCCATCGCCGACATCTCCGGCAACCCGGAGGATCTGGAGACGCTGGACGCCTACTGCGCCACCGGCTCCCTGCGCCGGGCCGCCCACCTGCTCCATCTGCACCACAGCAGCGTCGCCGGACGGCTCGAACGCCTCGGCAAGGCCCTCGGGATCGAACTGACCAGTCCCACCGGGCTGTTACGGGCGCAGTTCGCCCTCGCCGCGTGGCGTCTGCTCGACGGTTGA
- a CDS encoding alpha/beta hydrolase, which yields MDPELEAFVPLIPPIDLSDPLADRRNYAARAAAAPAFDTTGMEIEDHAVPVPGAPDVPVRIYRPHKAEGAIVWLHGGSWVMGDVDTDHPWASRLAALSDVVVISVGYRLAPEHRFPAAVDDAYAVLTWAAGHAAELGLDPERIAVGGHSAGGGIAAAVALRARDEQGPRICFQLLNQPGLDDRPENWTRGHLAETLAGGHVHAAASWRHWLGGAPATPYAAPARAEDLSGLPPAFIAGAEFCPYRDVGITYALRLLQAGVSVELHQWPGTFHGSQAILSADVSQRQLAEVGAVLHRAVAG from the coding sequence ATGGATCCCGAACTGGAAGCATTCGTCCCCCTGATCCCCCCTATCGATCTCAGCGACCCGCTCGCCGACCGCAGGAACTACGCCGCACGGGCCGCGGCTGCCCCGGCCTTCGACACCACGGGCATGGAGATCGAGGACCACGCCGTGCCCGTGCCCGGCGCGCCGGACGTCCCCGTGCGGATCTACCGGCCGCACAAGGCGGAGGGCGCCATCGTGTGGCTGCACGGCGGCTCCTGGGTCATGGGCGATGTGGACACCGACCACCCGTGGGCCTCCCGGCTCGCGGCCCTCTCCGACGTCGTGGTGATCTCGGTGGGCTACCGGCTGGCCCCCGAGCACCGGTTCCCGGCCGCCGTCGACGACGCCTACGCCGTGCTGACCTGGGCGGCCGGCCACGCGGCCGAACTCGGCCTCGACCCGGAACGGATAGCGGTCGGCGGCCACAGCGCGGGCGGCGGCATCGCCGCGGCGGTCGCCCTGCGGGCCCGGGACGAGCAAGGGCCACGGATCTGTTTCCAGCTGCTCAACCAGCCGGGGCTCGACGACCGGCCGGAGAACTGGACCAGAGGCCACCTCGCCGAGACGCTCGCGGGCGGTCACGTGCACGCCGCCGCGTCCTGGCGGCACTGGCTGGGCGGCGCCCCCGCCACCCCGTACGCCGCCCCGGCGCGGGCCGAAGACCTGTCCGGTCTGCCGCCCGCCTTCATCGCCGGCGCGGAGTTCTGCCCGTACCGCGACGTCGGCATCACCTATGCCCTCCGCCTGCTCCAAGCGGGAGTCTCGGTCGAACTGCACCAGTGGCCCGGCACCTTCCACGGCTCCCAGGCGATCCTGTCCGCCGACGTCTCCCAGCGACAGCTGGCCGAGGTCGGCGCGGTCCTGCACCGCGCGGTGGCCGGGTAG
- a CDS encoding FAD-dependent oxidoreductase translates to MNTRSSGGPGGRAVVVGASMAGLCAARVLSEHFGSVTVIDRDQLTTDAGRRPHVPQGRQPHLLLHAGTRLLEGWFPGVIEELYAGGATPFDICRDFYWHQGGGPLIRPATHMVGPVMSRPFLETTVRRRVANLPGVTLRGGAPAEGVLTGDHGTRITGVRLSDGSALDCELLVDATGRQARSLGWLKELGYGEPPTSVVTVDTHYVSRIYRRGRRPARDWKAAAVIGAPGTRRLAMALPWEGDRWIVALVGVNGELPPMDEAGRLAFARSLDSPVIADVMAASEPLGTAVGHRFVANQRRHVEHMRRHPTGWVLIGDAVCSLDPVHGQGMSTAALQAEALGQALQQSRSVDRTFARRYFRAAAGSVAVAWSVTVGSDFAYPGTRGKKPPGTDLINRYMNRVTLAAQHDEAVCVRFSEIAGMVRRPEWLLTPPCVLRVLRLSRRGPARVPA, encoded by the coding sequence GTGAACACGAGAAGCTCAGGCGGACCGGGGGGCCGCGCGGTCGTCGTGGGCGCGAGCATGGCGGGGCTGTGCGCGGCTCGCGTGCTCTCCGAGCACTTCGGCAGCGTGACGGTGATCGACCGCGACCAGCTGACCACGGACGCCGGCCGACGCCCGCACGTTCCCCAGGGCAGACAGCCGCACCTGCTGCTGCACGCGGGCACCCGACTCCTCGAAGGCTGGTTCCCCGGCGTGATCGAGGAGCTGTACGCCGGCGGGGCGACGCCCTTCGACATCTGCCGCGACTTCTACTGGCACCAGGGCGGGGGACCCCTGATCCGGCCTGCCACCCACATGGTCGGGCCCGTGATGTCACGGCCCTTCCTGGAGACGACCGTCCGCCGACGCGTCGCGAACCTCCCCGGCGTCACGCTCCGTGGCGGCGCCCCGGCCGAAGGGGTGCTCACCGGCGACCACGGGACCCGGATCACCGGCGTCCGGCTGTCCGACGGCAGCGCCCTCGACTGCGAGCTGCTCGTCGACGCCACCGGGCGGCAGGCCAGGAGCCTCGGCTGGCTGAAGGAGCTGGGCTACGGGGAGCCGCCCACCTCCGTGGTCACCGTCGACACCCACTACGTCAGCCGGATCTACCGCCGCGGCCGGCGGCCCGCGCGGGACTGGAAGGCGGCCGCGGTGATCGGGGCCCCCGGCACCAGGCGCCTGGCGATGGCCCTGCCGTGGGAGGGCGACCGGTGGATCGTGGCCCTGGTCGGCGTCAACGGCGAGCTGCCGCCGATGGACGAGGCGGGACGGCTCGCCTTCGCCCGTTCCCTGGACTCGCCGGTGATCGCCGACGTGATGGCCGCGTCGGAGCCCCTCGGCACGGCGGTCGGCCACCGGTTCGTCGCGAACCAGCGCCGTCATGTCGAGCACATGCGACGCCACCCCACCGGATGGGTCCTGATCGGCGACGCCGTGTGCAGCCTCGATCCCGTCCACGGACAGGGCATGAGCACCGCAGCCCTGCAGGCGGAAGCGCTGGGCCAGGCCCTGCAGCAGTCCCGCTCGGTCGACCGGACCTTCGCGCGCCGCTACTTCCGGGCCGCCGCCGGGTCGGTGGCCGTCGCCTGGTCCGTCACGGTCGGCAGCGACTTCGCGTACCCCGGCACCCGGGGCAAGAAGCCTCCGGGCACCGATCTGATCAACCGGTACATGAACCGGGTCACCCTCGCGGCGCAGCACGACGAGGCCGTGTGCGTGCGGTTCAGCGAGATCGCGGGCATGGTCCGGCGCCCGGAATGGCTCCTCACGCCTCCGTGCGTCCTGCGCGTGCTGCGTCTCTCCCGGCGGGGGCCGGCTCGCGTTCCCGCCTGA
- a CDS encoding ABC transporter ATP-binding protein: MIQLLLRVLGREYARPMRRTLALMTTTAVVEGLSYALLVPVLRALFGPTPEDARLWLVAFGAAIAVYATLRYLSDLSGFRVGASLLRGMYHRLGDHLARLPLGWYGAGRVGEVSVLAGSGVLQAMGVIAHLLAPLVSASVTPLTILAVMLAFDWQLGLAAAAFVPLVVAIQILTGRAMAADDAERAERDHEATGRVVEYLRAQPVLRAGGRTAERFRLLDESLREVRRASRRSTLSALPGVVGLTLTVQAMLTVLLVLGAHLALGGHVGVAEVLTILVLAARCAGPLLSLTDIGGKLRGARSVLARLDEVLRTEPLPEPPEPVQPAGHDVEFEAVTFRHGDRTVIDGASLSVPAGRRLAVVGPSGAGKSTLLQLVARFHDVDGGAVRVGGVDVRSIAPEELMERIAIVFQDVRLFDGTIEENVRLGRPDADEAEVRAAAAAARLDEVIERLPGGWSAHVGEGGALLSGGERQRVSIARALLKNAPIVLLDEVTSALDPVNEAAVHEGIERLMAGRTVVMVAHRVRTVRRADHIAFLDGGRFVEEGSHEELLRRGGRYADFWKLSQAGAARGAGRMGA; the protein is encoded by the coding sequence ATGATTCAGCTGCTGCTCCGCGTCCTCGGACGCGAGTACGCCCGGCCGATGCGACGCACCCTGGCCTTGATGACGACGACCGCGGTCGTCGAAGGACTGTCCTACGCGCTGCTCGTTCCCGTGCTGCGGGCCCTCTTCGGCCCCACGCCGGAGGACGCCCGGCTCTGGCTCGTCGCGTTCGGGGCCGCCATCGCGGTCTACGCGACGCTGCGCTACCTCAGCGATCTGTCCGGGTTCCGCGTCGGGGCCTCGTTGCTGCGCGGCATGTACCACCGGCTGGGCGACCATCTGGCCCGGCTGCCCCTCGGCTGGTACGGCGCGGGCCGCGTCGGCGAGGTGTCGGTCCTGGCGGGCAGTGGTGTCCTGCAGGCGATGGGGGTGATCGCGCATCTGCTGGCGCCGTTGGTCTCCGCCTCGGTGACCCCGCTGACGATCCTCGCCGTGATGCTCGCCTTCGACTGGCAGCTGGGGCTCGCCGCGGCGGCCTTCGTTCCCCTGGTGGTGGCGATCCAGATCCTGACCGGGCGCGCGATGGCCGCCGACGACGCCGAGCGCGCCGAGCGCGACCACGAGGCGACCGGGCGGGTCGTCGAGTATCTGCGGGCCCAGCCGGTGCTGCGGGCCGGCGGCCGTACCGCCGAACGCTTCCGGCTGCTCGACGAGTCGCTACGGGAAGTGCGACGGGCCTCCCGCCGCTCCACGTTGTCGGCGCTGCCCGGCGTGGTGGGCCTGACGCTCACGGTGCAGGCGATGCTCACCGTGCTGCTGGTCCTGGGGGCCCACCTCGCGCTCGGCGGACACGTCGGCGTGGCGGAGGTGCTGACGATCCTGGTCCTCGCCGCCCGCTGCGCGGGTCCACTGCTCTCCCTGACGGACATCGGCGGCAAACTCCGCGGCGCGCGTTCCGTACTGGCGAGACTGGACGAGGTCCTGCGCACCGAGCCGCTTCCGGAGCCGCCCGAACCGGTCCAACCGGCGGGCCACGACGTCGAGTTCGAGGCGGTCACCTTCCGGCACGGGGACCGTACGGTGATCGACGGAGCGTCGCTGTCCGTGCCCGCGGGCCGGCGGCTCGCCGTGGTCGGCCCGTCGGGTGCGGGCAAGAGCACCCTGCTGCAGCTGGTCGCACGGTTCCACGACGTCGACGGGGGCGCGGTGCGCGTGGGAGGCGTGGACGTACGCTCCATCGCCCCCGAGGAACTGATGGAGCGGATCGCCATCGTCTTCCAGGACGTCCGTCTCTTCGACGGCACCATCGAGGAGAACGTACGTCTCGGCCGTCCCGACGCCGACGAGGCCGAAGTCCGGGCGGCGGCCGCCGCGGCACGCCTTGACGAAGTGATCGAGCGGCTGCCCGGCGGGTGGTCGGCCCATGTGGGCGAGGGCGGAGCACTGCTGTCCGGCGGAGAACGCCAGCGGGTCTCGATCGCGCGAGCACTCCTGAAGAACGCGCCCATCGTGCTGCTCGACGAGGTGACGTCCGCACTGGACCCGGTCAACGAGGCGGCCGTCCACGAGGGAATCGAGCGCCTGATGGCGGGCCGGACGGTGGTGATGGTGGCGCACCGCGTCCGCACGGTCCGCCGTGCCGACCACATCGCCTTCCTGGACGGCGGCCGGTTCGTCGAGGAGGGCAGCCACGAGGAACTGCTGCGCCGCGGCGGCCGCTACGCGGACTTCTGGAAGCTCTCCCAGGCAGGAGCGGCGAGGGGCGCGGGTCGGATGGGCGCCTGA